The proteins below come from a single Peromyscus eremicus chromosome 22, PerEre_H2_v1, whole genome shotgun sequence genomic window:
- the Gpatch11 gene encoding G patch domain-containing protein 11, producing the protein MTLNMAEEEEDYMSDAFINVQEDVRPGVPMLRQIREARRKEEKQQEANLKNRQKSVKEEERERRDLGLKNALGCENKGFALLQKMGYKSGQALGKSGDGIVEPIPLNVKTGKSGLGHETLQKRKAEERLENYRRKIHMINQNEEKAAEQFRMRMKSKQDEMRLEGDLRRSQRACQQLDTQKNIQVPREAWYWIRPEEETEEEEEEEQDEDEYTSEDLSVLEKLQILTGYLREEHLYCIWCGTAYEDKEDLSSNCPGPTSADHD; encoded by the exons ATGACGTTGAACatggcagaagaggaagaggattaCATGTCAGATGCCTTCATTAATGTTCA GGAAGACGTCAGACCAGGCGTGCCAATGCTGAGGCAGATCCGCGAGGCCCGCCGGAAAGAAGAGAAGCAGCAGGAAGCTAATCTGAAAAACCGACAGAAGAGTGTGAAAGAAGAAGAACGGGAAAGACGTGACCTCGGGTTGAAGAATGCGCTGGGCTGTGAAAACAAAGGGTTTGCTTTGCTCCAGAAGATGGGATACAAGAGCGGGCAGGCCCTGGGCAAGAGTG gagATGGTATTGTTGAACCAATTCCTCTCAATGTCAAAACAG GAAAAAGTGGCTTAGGTCACGAGACATTACAAAAACGGAAAGCAGAGGAAAGGCTAGAAAACTACCGGAGAAAAATCCACATGATAAACCAAAATGAAGAGAAGGCCGCCGAGCAGTTCCG GATGCGAATGAAAAGTAAGCAAGACGAGATGAGGCTTGAAGGGGACCTGCGAAGAAGCCAACGAGCTTGCCAGCAGCTGGATACCCAGAAG AACATTCAGGTTCCCAGGGAGGCATGGTACTGGATAAGGCCTGAGGAGGAgactgaagaagaggaagaggaagaacaggatGAAGATGAGTACACCAGTGAAGATTTGAGT GTGCTGGAGAAGCTGCAGATACTCACCGGCTACTTACGAGAAGAACATCTGTATTGCATTTGGTGTGGGACAGCCTACGAAG ATAAAGAAGACCTATCTTCAAATTGCCCAGGACCAACCTCTGCAGATCATGACTGA